The following coding sequences lie in one Methanothermobacter sp. MT-2 genomic window:
- a CDS encoding 2-oxoglutarate synthase, subunit alpha, which produces MVEELFIQGNQACARGAIKAGCRFFAGYPITPSTEIAEEMALLLPREGGVFIQMEDEIGALGAVIGAAWSGLKGMTATSGPGFSLMQEHIGYAAMTETPLVVIDVQRGSPSTGQPTMASQSDMMQARWGSHGDYEIIALAPSSVQECFDFTIEAFNLSEKYRIPVMVMADEIVGHMREKITIPEKVKIIKRKRPKEDPENFIPFKAGSDETTEMPPFGEGYNIPVTGLTHDEKGYPDASNPKGHEKLVKRLCQKILKHRKNIVKVKNTHTEDAELVTISYGAPSRSVATAIKDLRKEGHKVGYMKINTPWPFPEDEVRKVAETAEKLLVVEMNLGQIFYEVQRAADGMAKVELLPKLGGEIHNPSEIKNKIKSMT; this is translated from the coding sequence ATGGTTGAAGAACTTTTTATACAAGGAAACCAGGCATGTGCAAGGGGGGCTATAAAAGCCGGTTGCAGATTCTTCGCAGGCTACCCAATCACCCCATCAACCGAGATAGCCGAAGAAATGGCCCTACTCTTGCCAAGAGAAGGTGGAGTTTTCATACAAATGGAAGATGAGATAGGAGCCCTAGGTGCTGTGATAGGAGCTGCCTGGAGCGGCTTAAAGGGTATGACAGCCACCTCCGGCCCTGGATTTTCACTCATGCAAGAACATATAGGCTATGCCGCCATGACAGAAACACCACTCGTAGTTATAGATGTTCAAAGGGGTTCGCCTTCAACAGGCCAACCTACAATGGCCTCCCAGAGTGACATGATGCAGGCCAGGTGGGGATCACATGGAGACTATGAAATCATAGCACTGGCACCCTCATCAGTCCAAGAATGCTTTGATTTCACAATTGAAGCCTTTAACCTCTCAGAAAAATATAGAATCCCTGTTATGGTTATGGCGGATGAAATAGTAGGCCATATGCGGGAGAAAATAACAATCCCCGAGAAGGTAAAAATCATAAAAAGGAAAAGACCCAAAGAAGACCCTGAAAACTTCATACCATTCAAAGCAGGATCTGATGAAACAACAGAAATGCCACCATTCGGTGAAGGTTACAATATCCCCGTAACAGGACTCACACATGACGAAAAAGGATACCCAGACGCTTCAAACCCAAAAGGCCATGAAAAACTCGTGAAAAGATTATGCCAGAAAATATTGAAGCATAGAAAAAATATAGTAAAAGTGAAGAATACCCATACCGAAGATGCAGAACTTGTAACAATATCCTATGGAGCGCCCAGCCGCTCCGTTGCAACCGCCATAAAAGATCTGAGAAAAGAAGGCCACAAAGTAGGTTACATGAAAATAAACACACCATGGCCCTTCCCAGAAGATGAAGTGAGAAAAGTCGCCGAAACTGCTGAAAAATTACTAGTCGTGGAAATGAACCTTGGACAGATATTCTATGAAGTTCAAAGGGCGGCTGATGGCATGGCAAAAGTTGAACTACTCCCAAAATTAGGTGGAGAAATACACAACCCATCCGAGATAAAAAACAAGATAAAATCCATGACCTAG